The following is a genomic window from Bombus fervidus isolate BK054 chromosome 15, iyBomFerv1, whole genome shotgun sequence.
AAGATGAAGTCGTAGAGTAATAcacaatttcttaaaaattgttgaagATTATGGCAAAAAGGAAAATACTGGTCAGCCGTCATCGTTATCCGATCGTGATAATCGAGCAATTTTGGGTGTAGCTTCCAACTCGCAGTTAACAACGAAgcaaataatggaaaaatctaGTGTTAGTGCCAGTGTTTCGAGTGTTCGTCGAGTTCTACTATCCTGCAAAGATATTAAGAggctaaaattgaaaaagaaacctTCGTTAACAACGAAACACAAAGTAGAACGTTTACGCTTTGCAAAAGAAAGAATgcattgaaaaaagaaatggagaaGGGTACTATTTTCAGATGAAAAAGATGAAATGGGAGGGGGTAGCGTGATGGTTTGGTTATTTCGACAAGACAAGTATCAAGTTCATCGTTGAGAGAATGAATAGTGTctgatatataaatttaatcaaagaacaaataaataatcatgcAGAACGCATTTCTGAAcctgattaaatatttcaacaagATAATGCATCTGTACAAACATCAAGATTGGTCCaatcatattttaatgaaaataatatatctattttgCCATGGCCTGCACTCTCTTCGGAccttaatattattgaaaattgcaGGGCAGAACTTGTTCACGGCGTATACGCGAATGGAAAGCAATATCAGTACgtacaagaattaaaaaatgcaattgTAAGCGAATGGGATACGTTAAGTCAAAATTACATCCAGAAACTATATAAATCGATACCAAATCGTACAATAgaagtaatagaaaataaagggGGATGTACCcattattaaataagtatatatgttTGATAACTAATTATTGTTAGTTACAATTTAagttgattattattttcttattgtacATGTGCTATCATTtcgttcttaaaataaaacaattttttttttttttttgttacaccCTAAacctcataatatttttaattattttcaacgaaccgCATATTCTGAGCTCATAGtgttttgatattatacgttacagacgAGAAACTTTACACGCgtcattgagaaattaaagataacaCACCTGGGCTATCTCTTTGACGAGgagtgtatgtatatatcataTGCATATACAAGTTAAACTGTAAGTTctggaaatatatttatcaaaatctGGTCCAGAAGAACATATGCCAGATGCTTATTAAGCGGTGCATTTTGTAACGAATCCAAAATAGAATCCATTATTTCAATCCATGGCTTATAAAATACCATTAACCAATAAGGCAACAAACCATACAATCCTgtttttgctatttcataGTAATGCCGGCGATTCACTTGAGATGAATCCTTCTTCTCACACAATACCTTTGTGTGCAGAAGTTTTACCACAGTCGCTGCACGACCACCGCTTAGAAGTTTTGCCAAAGCGTTGTAGAGTAGAACGTTGACATATGGATCTACTTTCGCACGTGATGATGAAGCAATCATCCATAGAACTCGAGAAATCATCGATGGAACTTCCAGTAACCTCACCACTGAAACAGTAATACCCACTAAACTCTATTTATACAAGAATGAGGCACACATTATAAAgacttataatataaaacatttaccAGCATCTACAATACAGAAAGAAGCACCCTTAACGTGAGAACGTTTTAACGAAGGAGAAGGTAAAGTTCTAAAATAAAGATCCAAATCAAGATTGTTTCCAAATACTCCAAACTGAAGATCACGACGTCCTTTTTCCTCCGTTTCCTGTACAGTTGATTCGTTCGCTGGTTCAACTCCAATATCagtatattcatttttaatattagtcGAGGCCAGAAACACTGCCAGGAACTTGTCCAAATTTTgacctttctcttttcttaatTTGTATGCCATACTTTGATACAATATACCAATATCTGGTGTGCTATAATTTGTGAAGTAAGGCTTCAAATTTGGCACAGTCAAGAAATTATACAACAACTCGCTACTCCTGAGCACTGGTTTTGATAGTAATTTTTCCAGAAAATCTTCATATCGTTGCCTATTAATAGCACAGGATGAATGAGGATTCTTTCTTGATGGTAATGGCGAGTCGCTCAATTCTTTGTCACCATGAAACTCTGCCAATCGTGTTCGTAAAATGTAGAAATCTTGATCACGACGTAACACAGTCCAGGATTTTCCTTCGGAAATATTATTGACAGCGAtgacataataatataatgtttgaTTATCTCCAGTTTCAATGTGCGGAATATTGACTCGCCATGTTGTTAAATTCCTGTGGGAACTGTCATCGGAATATTTAATCTCGCTATAAGAACGGGAAGGGTAATCTATTTCTTCGCCTTGATATATATCTTGATATGACATTCCGTCTATCGTCGATAATCTCAAAACGTCAATCTTCGGAAAATGGTTTCCAGTCTTTGAAGATGCATTTGCGGATCCACTAGTAacactttaaataaaaattagacacattttaaaatatagaaagttGAAGAACTTGCCTAATTATTTTGAGCAGTGTATAATGTTGACAACTGTACATGTTATTATGTCTATAAATGCAAAAAGATTACCTCAATCGTGGTGATTGCTTAACTCGACTTGGAACTGGTTGTCCACATAACAAATCATACAACTGCAACGTAAAATAAAGATGGAATTATTATGAGAACGATTATATAGGAAATAAAGAACAATTGCTCTTCAATTTTCTTACCTGATAGCTATGATGGAAAGATGGTAGGCAAGTAGATTCTAATAAAGCATGCGCTTCTTGATGTGCTTGATAAAATGGTCGTGAAGTCCTCATTTCCTGAATCTTCTTTGGACCTCTTTCTAAAACTAGAAGTGTTGTTGACATACAATGTAAGAGCTGAATATTTTGTAGCATGTTATgttgataatatataaatataaattgcatgtATATTGCAGGTGAATTCTCAAAACAAAGTATTCTTACTTTGGCATATGCCCATAGATATATCTCCtggtaaatgtaaatattctgGACCTTCAGGATCTAGATATGTTGCATACATACTTTGAATATCTGTGTACAAACTACTTTCTGCGTTCGAACTCATTTCTGGATTTAACATACGCTTGCTTAGATCATCTGGAAatagatatatgtattagAATTTATCAAATACTTTTACTACAAAAAAgtgttatttttaaaaggaaaatttaatctgtgctactatttttatttatcaccatgtataaatatgtatttaccAATGTCTAAACAGAACTGAAAGAGATTCATAGGGCCATTCTCTTTGATGTGTTGCATAAACATGTACAATAAACGAGGATCATTTAAAACTTCATCCAAAGAGGGTTTCAGGTGATTCTGCGTGTTTTTTGGCATCATTGGAATGGTCATCCAGCATTGCAACATTGGTACATTAACTGCGTCCACTTGATTAGAAATTGGAACATCGCGATGAGTTGATAACGCGACTAACGCATTTATATTGTCTGGATCAGCAATCGCATCTATTGCTGGTAGCAAAATCCAATTGGCCAAAATTTCTCGAAGTATGACCTGAAAGTAAAATACAGATTTACACTCCCCTTTCCACTTTAATCATTATCATCATCAATAAAAAGGAATATCACGCTCgtgttgaaattttttatagcTGATTACGCTAATTTCAACAACAAATTTTGTGCtgaaaaaaaatatcgttattCTAGCTTCTTCCGCTCTTTACAAAAGAGCTACATGAGTATACAGGGTGAGTCAGTTAAAAGTTGAAGCTAAAATTTGTTCGATATCATcaattatattgaaaaatgtttcagatGAAAGTTGAATGCCTGCAAAGAGGATACATTCTGGTGTTAGTTTTTCTGTAGGTGGGCGTGTAAAGGTCATGTGAAGGTCAACTTCgcttttttaaatgaaatcatacattttttaatatactaaACAATACAAATCGAAAttctttatgaaaaaaaaactattaaTCTACTTGTGTCGAAAAACTATTAGTTTAGTAGATATTCTagcttttattttgtaaaactttTCGTATGAAAGACAAAGGAGGACGTAAAAAAGTTACTTAGGTTAGTGTCCATGATAACATATTTCAAGCTGATCGAAATCGATGAGGTGGCCACTTTTCTGCATAATTaccaaacatttttcaatataattaataatattatagaaaacattTCAGCTTTCACTTTTAGGTGATTCACTCtacatatatttatgcaaTATCAGGAAAAAGAGTACGATAAATAACCTTTTAACTAAGCATATACTTATTAATTGATACTAAAGTGAGCAAGAGGAAAATATTGAGAACACAAAAAAACCAGAAACCCCGTCGGACAAGATATATCTTTAATTCGCCgaggaaacagaagaaaataaaaccaaaattctATTAAGAAGCCACAGATTAGAAGGATACAATGacagaaatgaaaagaatagaaaaatgtgTTAATTTGATTCGCAATCTTTTTTCAatcaatttacattattaaattcaatCCTTTTAAACATTCTGATAGCTATGAAACGGGACTCCAAGGATTCGCTTAATATTTCTTCCCTCATTATTCCTTTCACCAAGATcctgtaattttataaaatcgaaaggaattaaaatatttatagtaacaatatgataaattattatactaaATCCTTGATTGGTCaaaaaattgatcgatttgaaaCAATTAAGAAATGCAAGAGGGTGTGAATGTATGACATTCATCGTAAAAGTGAAAAAGCCGGCTCGATACGTCTGTCACCTTGTAAAACAACAACAATAGTTATCTTCGCGTTTAATGAACAGAAAAATTGATATACCTGAGTGGCAACAAGGCTAAAAACATTCGCACAGGTAAACCCTATAATAAAGATACAATTAGCTATTCGATAAAGCCTCGCATAAATAACGACCAACTATCGAATAGTTTATCACATCTGGTTATTTATGTGCACGTGTTATCTTTAAGGAACATACCCATGCGACTAAATACGTGTTCTATGATAGAAACtgcgatataaaaattgagaaCATGGGAATCAAAATCGAAAGAGGCGTAAAGTAAACGAATATACTCGATAGAGTCACCATGCTTCGATGGCTTGTACTTTCTCTGCCGGTTGTCA
Proteins encoded in this region:
- the LOC139995086 gene encoding sorting nexin-14 isoform X1 codes for the protein MAFVSVCKVQDFCKTIINVCNIIILVTVFILIAFILIVFESFIWILIVCCLYITSVFYGLVILEYVGVALVNLNAISDSFNPTYEIKDPCSVCSNNSCKRHKLLPHSTKVKIPKDLDHALEQLLEDLLQKYVCAWYSDFSTNEAFVQQLRLATATATKDIAVRLLRTDVSNVVFYHLIPLILQHAQDWKTLRTKMKDLSDTSCFGNQLIDHFGREIHPASYSRKAELNYLRGIVTAFIPYLLPAIHVSTNNKVILREILANWILLPAIDAIADPDNINALVALSTHRDVPISNQVDAVNVPMLQCWMTIPMMPKNTQNHLKPSLDEVLNDPRLLYMFMQHIKENGPMNLFQFCLDIDDLSKRMLNPEMSSNAESSLYTDIQSMYATYLDPEGPEYLHLPGDISMGICQILERGPKKIQEMRTSRPFYQAHQEAHALLESTCLPSFHHSYQLYDLLCGQPVPSRVKQSPRLSVTSGSANASSKTGNHFPKIDVLRLSTIDGMSYQDIYQGEEIDYPSRSYSEIKYSDDSSHRNLTTWRVNIPHIETGDNQTLYYYVIAVNNISEGKSWTVLRRDQDFYILRTRLAEFHGDKELSDSPLPSRKNPHSSCAINRQRYEDFLEKLLSKPVLRSSELLYNFLTVPNLKPYFTNYSTPDIGILYQSMAYKLRKEKGQNLDKFLAVFLASTNIKNEYTDIGVEPANESTVQETEEKGRRDLQFGVFGNNLDLDLYFRTLPSPSLKRSHVKGASFCIVDAVVRLLEVPSMISRVLWMIASSSRAKVDPYVNVLLYNALAKLLSGGRAATVVKLLHTKVLCEKKDSSQVNRRHYYEIAKTGLYGLLPYWLMVFYKPWIEIMDSILDSLQNAPLNKHLAYVLLDQILINIFPELTV
- the LOC139995086 gene encoding sorting nexin-14 isoform X2, which gives rise to MAFVSVCKVQDFCKTIINVCNIIILVTVFILIAFILIVFESFIWILIVCCLYITSVFYGLVILEYVGVALVNLNAISDSFNPTYEIKDPCSVCSNNSCKRHKLLPHSTKVKIPKDLDHALEQLLEDLLQKYVCAWYSDFSTNEAFVQQLRLATATATKDIAVRLLRTDVSNVVFYHLIPLILQHAQDWKTLRTKMKDLSDTSCFGNQLIDHFGREIHPASYSRKAELNYLRGIVTAFIPYLLPAIHVSTNNKVILREILANWILLPAIDAIADPDNINALVALSTHRDVPISNQVDAVNVPMLQCWMTIPMMPKNTQNHLKPSLDEVLNDPRLLYMFMQHIKENGPMNLFQFCLDIDDLSKRMLNPEMSSNAESSLYTDIQSMYATYLDPEGPEYLHLPGDISMGICQILERGPKKIQEMRTSRPFYQAHQEAHALLESTCLPSFHHSYQLYDLLCGQPVPSRVKQSPRLSVTSGSANASSKTGNHFPKIDVLRLSTIDGMSYQDIYQGEEIDYPSRSYSEIKYSDDSSHRNLTTWRVNIPHIETGDNQTLYYYVIAVNNISEGKSWTVLRRDQDFYILRTRLAEFHGDKELSDSPLPSRKNPHSSCAINRQRYEDFLEKLLSKPVLRSSELLYNFLTVPNLKPYFTNYSTPDIGILYQSMAYKLRKEKGQNLDKFLAVFLASTNIKNEYTDIGVEPANESTVQETEEKGRRDLQFGVFGNNLDLDLYFRTLPSPSLKRSHVKGASFCIVDAEFSGYYCFSGEVTGSSIDDFSSSMDDCFIITCESRSICQRSTLQRFGKTSKRWSCSDCGKTSAHKGIV